The Synechococcus sp. M16.1 genome includes the window GCAGGTGACCACGGTCCAGATGGCATAGGCAGCAGCACCCAGAGCCTGGATGCCGAGCTGCTCAACGCCGCCGCCGACCAGAAGGCCGAGGCCAGAGCCGTCGCCCTGGACGTCGTAGCCCCAGAGACCGATCACGATCGTGCCCCACACGCCGCACACACCGTGCACGGAGAAGGCGCCGACGGGGTCATCAATGCCTGCGGCATCGAGAGCGGCGACGGAGAAGACGACGATGATGCCGCCCACTACACCAGCCACCCAGGAACCCGTCAGGGTGAGGTTGCCGCAACCGGCAGTCACGCTCACCAGGCCGGCCAGGATGCCGTTGATAATCATGGTGAGGTCAGGCTTCTTGGAGGTGATCGTTGAGATCACCGTGGCGCCGATGGCACCACCTGCTGCACCGAGGGTGGTGGTGACGGCCACGTAGGGGACCCACTGGTCCATGGCCAGCTGGGAACCGGGGTTGAAGCCGTACCAGCCGATCCAGAGGATCAGAGCGCCAAGGGTGGCGATGGACATGTTGTGGCCAGGGATGGCCTGAACCTTGCCATCGACGTATTTGCCGATGCGAGGTCCAAGCAGCATGGCGCCGACCAGGCCGGCCCAGGCGCCAACGGAGTGCACGATCGAGGAACCAGCGAAATCGATGAATTCGACGCTGCCAACACTGTTGAGCCAGCCACCGTTCCATTCCCAGCTGCCAGCAACTGGATAGATGAAGGCGGTGAGGACCAGGGCGAAGATCACGAATTCGCCGAACTTGATCCGCTCAGCCACAAGACCGGAAACGATCGTGGCGGCGGTTCCGGCGAAGGCCGCCTGGAACAGGAAATCAACGGTGGGAACCAGGCCTGCATCGCTGATGGTCTCAGCGGTGACGGTCGGGTCGAAGAAGAGGCCCCCGAAATACAGCCAGCCGTCGATGACGGAGTCGCCGTACATCAAGGAGTAGCCCACGAACCAGTAGGCGGTCACCGCGAGGGCGAACACGAACAGGTTCTTGGCGAGGATATTGACGGCATTTTTTTGCCGGCACATGCCTGCTTCGACCATGGCGAAGCCGGCATTCATGAAGATCACCAGGATGGTGGCGACCAGAAGCCAGAGGTTGTTGGCCAGGAAAGCGGCGGAGAGCTCAGGAAGCTCTTCGGCTTTGGCCGACAGGGTGAAGATGCCAAGGCCCATGAGCGCCAGGGGCGCACAGGCGAGCCAGGTCATGGCGCGGTTGGAACTGAAGCCCCGGATGCTCTTCAGGAGCAGCATCGGGCCTTCCAGGAGGCTGGCCTCCTGAAGGGTTTTGCGCCGCCTTTGCGGTGGCGCGTGGAATGCAGTTGTCATGAACGAGGGTGCAGAGCTGCGTGACACGCCTAGTTGTAACTAGGCGAACCAGACCACGCTGCACGTCAGTCTCGTCTTTCTATGTTCGATCTGCTACCAAAAATCAATCTAGGTGGACTAGGCGTGTCCCCTGCCAGTGCACCGCATCGGCGCTGAAGCTGAAGCAGCACGGCAGAACTTTCACACCGCTGTTTGTGGCCTGGCGAAACAGCTCTCCATAGCGCGGATCGGCGCTGTCACCGGGTGCAAAGGCAGTCACGTCCGGCCGGCTGAGGCAGGGCACCAGCACCGCCCGCGCGTCTGGAAGGACCCCCATCAGTTCAATCAGATGCTTCTGCCCCCGTTCGGTCACCGTGTCGGGGAATAGAGCCGTGCTGCCGTCGGTCCAGGTGGTGTTTTTCACCTCCAGGTAGATCAGTCGTTGATCGGGGTTCTGCGCGGCTGGCGTCAGCAGGAGGTCGATCCGGCTGCGTTTGTTGGTGCCGTAGGCCACTTCAGCGCGGATCCCCTCAATGGCCCCGAGCTGGGCCTCCAGGCACCCCGCTTCGACCGTGGCGCGAATCAGTCGGTTGGGCAGGGCCGTGTTGATGCCCACCCAGCAAGGTTGGCCATCGGCGCCTGGCACCTCGGCTTGCTCCCAGGTCCAGGCCAGCTTGCGTTTGGGGGAGGGGGCGTAGCGCAGACGCACCCGTTGGCCAGGGATCAAGACTCCGGTCATCGGGCCGGTATTGGCGCAATGGGCGGTGACGGTCTCACCGCTGCTTAGCTTCACATCGGCCAGGAAGCGTTTGTAGCGCTTCAGCAGCACGCCCTCCGTTAGGGGTTCAAAGCGCAGCAGGGCATCGCCCGGAGAGGGAAGGCCAGTCATGGCAGCAGCCGAGATTGGCCCATGGTCTCGTGTGGTGCCTCCACAATGCGCCCAATGCTGGGGGCCGAATGGCGCGTTCACTGAAGGGGATCGCACTGGTGGTGACCCTCGGCACCTTGCTGAGCAAGGTGGGTGGCCTGATTCGGCAGCTGGTGATCGCAGCGGCCTTCGGGGTGGGCGCTGCCTATGACGCCTACAACTACGCCTACGTGCTGCCTGGATTTCTCCTGATCCTGCTCGGGGGAATCAATGGACCCTTCCACAGCGCCATGGTGAGCGTGCTGAGCCGGCGCCCCCGGGCTGAAGGGGCGCACATCCTTGCGGCGCTCAACACCAGCGTCAGTGCTCTGTTGCTCCTGGTCACCATCGTTCTGGTGCTGGCGGCGGATCCTCTTATCACCCTTGTGGGTCCTGGCCTTGCCCCCGAGCTTCACGCCATCGCACGGGTCCAGCTGCAGGTGATGGCGCCGATGGCGCTGCTGGCGGGGCTGATCGGGCTCGGCTTCGGGTCCCTTAACGCCGCCGACGAATTCTGGATCCCTGCGATTTCACCGCTGATGTCCAGCGGGGCCTTGATCCTGGGGGTGGGACTGCTCTGGTGGCAGCTCGGCGCTGATATCGCCTTGCCGTCCGCCGCCATGGGAGGGGGTGTGGTGCTGGCCTTGGCCACGTTGGTGGGGGCCTTGCTGCAGTGGTTGATCCAGCTGCCGGCGTTGATCCGGCAGGGGTTGGCCCGTTTCCAACTGGTCTGGGACTGGCGGCACCCGGGCGTGCGGGAGGTGTGGCGTGTGATGGGGCCGGCGACGTTGTCGTCAGGAATGCTTCAGATCAATGTGATCACGGATCTGTTTTTCGCCTCGGGCATCGTCGGTGCGGCGGCGGGTCTGGGGTACGCCAATTTGCTGGTGCAAACCCCTCTGGGCCTGATCTCGAATGCACTGCTGGTGCCCTTGCTGCCCACTTTTTCCAGGCTCACGGCTCCGCAGGATCGTCCGCAGCTGATCGATCGGATCCGCCAGGGGTTGATGCTGTCTGCGGCATCGATGATCCCTCTGGGGGGACTGTTCATTGCGTTGGGTGGCCCCATCGTCGCCCTGGTGTACGAGCGTGGTGCTTTCGATGCATCAGCCGCACAGCTGGTGACGGGCCTGTTGATGGCCTATGGCCTCGGCATGCCGGCTTACCTCGGCAGGGATGTGCTGGTGCGCGTCTTCTATGCCCTTGGCGATGGAACAACGCCTTTTCGGCTCTCGCTGGCGGGGATCGGTCTGAACGTGGTTTTTGACTGGCTGCTGGTGGGTGGTCCGACCCCTTGGGGGAATCAGTCGCCGTTCAATTTCGGTGCGCCAGGGTTGGTGCTCGCCACGGTTGCCATCAACCTGCTCACCTGCCTCGCCCTGTTGGTGGGTCTGCAGCAACAGGTTGGAGGCCTGCCGCTGCGGCGCTGGGGGATGGACCTGATGCGGCTCGCCATCGCCGGAGTTCTGGCAGCGGGGGGTGCGGGAATCCTGGTGACCGTTGTGCCTTGGCCGGCAGGGTTGCTGGGCCTAGTGCTGCAGGTGTCTGCCCCTGGCCTGCTGGGTTTGGCCTTGTTTGCCTTAATCGGTGCACAACTCAAGGTGCCGGAGGTGCGTGAGGTCACGCAGTTGGTGGTGGGTCGGTTCAGGGCTCGCTGAGACGAACATCCAGCTCTTCACGCACCTGAATCGGAAGTTCCAGTTGCTCGCGACCCACGAGTTGCGGGCCCTGAACAGACACTATCCGTGCCTCGATCCCAAATTCTTTAAAGGCGGTTTCCAGTTCCTGGATCAGGGCTTTTTCAACCTGAGCCTCCGCATCCACGACCCGACCGATCAGCCGTTCACCAAGGCGGCCGATGCGTTGGCGCACCAAATCTCTGGAGTTGGTGACTTCAATGATCAGCACACCAACCGCTGCGGATGGACTGCAACCTTATCTGCAGTACGGCTCGAGGATCTCTTCAAGATCCCTCAGCTGGGCGGGGGGAATCAGCTTGGAGAGCGGGAGCTGACTGGCGCCTCCTGCCAGGGGCACCTTGACGGCGTCGAGGGCCTGCCGGGCCGCTACTTCAGCACCTTGATTGACGCGGGCACTGCATTCAATCGCCAGGGCTGAGGCCAGGTCGGCATCGCCGAGGTAAAGATGCCAGCCGCTGATCTGCACGTAGAGGCGGTCAGCCAAAGCACTCTGAAGGTCCTGCAGGTCGCTGGCGGAGAGGGACATCAGCCCGGAAGGATCGAGGTGGGGATTGCATCCATGCTGGCTTTATTCCTCCGGCTTGGGGCGCTGAAGAATCACCCAGATCAATTGGCTCAGCCACAGGCTTGCCCAGAGGCTGGTGACCCAGGTCAGGCTTCCTTCGGGGAAGGGGTGGCGCATCTCCTGCAGAAACCAGCCGCCGCTGTTCACCGCGGCGAACACGCCGCCATGCAGGCACAGGTTCACGATGCGTTCGAAATGCCGGTAGGTCGGATCCTCAGGGTTAGCGGGGCCATACCAGCGGATCGGCATTGCTCAGGCTCAGAAACACCTGAATCCTGACGCGGCCCGCACCCAGTTGACGAGCGGACCCTCGATGGGGTCTGATGGTTTGGCGCAAGCGCTTGTAGCTCAGCGGATTAGAGCATCTGACTACGGATCAGAGGGTCGGGAGTTCGAATCTCTCCAGGCGCGTTCCAACTGCCCCATGTGGGCAGTTTTTTTTTGGTTGATCGCTCGGGCTGATCGCTGCGGTTTCTTACGATTGGTCAAAGCTTTACTGACATTTCATGGGCCAGATTTCTGGACGCGCCATC containing:
- the murJ gene encoding murein biosynthesis integral membrane protein MurJ codes for the protein MARSLKGIALVVTLGTLLSKVGGLIRQLVIAAAFGVGAAYDAYNYAYVLPGFLLILLGGINGPFHSAMVSVLSRRPRAEGAHILAALNTSVSALLLLVTIVLVLAADPLITLVGPGLAPELHAIARVQLQVMAPMALLAGLIGLGFGSLNAADEFWIPAISPLMSSGALILGVGLLWWQLGADIALPSAAMGGGVVLALATLVGALLQWLIQLPALIRQGLARFQLVWDWRHPGVREVWRVMGPATLSSGMLQINVITDLFFASGIVGAAAGLGYANLLVQTPLGLISNALLVPLLPTFSRLTAPQDRPQLIDRIRQGLMLSAASMIPLGGLFIALGGPIVALVYERGAFDASAAQLVTGLLMAYGLGMPAYLGRDVLVRVFYALGDGTTPFRLSLAGIGLNVVFDWLLVGGPTPWGNQSPFNFGAPGLVLATVAINLLTCLALLVGLQQQVGGLPLRRWGMDLMRLAIAGVLAAGGAGILVTVVPWPAGLLGLVLQVSAPGLLGLALFALIGAQLKVPEVREVTQLVVGRFRAR
- a CDS encoding cytochrome-c oxidase, encoding MLIIEVTNSRDLVRQRIGRLGERLIGRVVDAEAQVEKALIQELETAFKEFGIEARIVSVQGPQLVGREQLELPIQVREELDVRLSEP
- a CDS encoding ammonium transporter encodes the protein MTTAFHAPPQRRRKTLQEASLLEGPMLLLKSIRGFSSNRAMTWLACAPLALMGLGIFTLSAKAEELPELSAAFLANNLWLLVATILVIFMNAGFAMVEAGMCRQKNAVNILAKNLFVFALAVTAYWFVGYSLMYGDSVIDGWLYFGGLFFDPTVTAETISDAGLVPTVDFLFQAAFAGTAATIVSGLVAERIKFGEFVIFALVLTAFIYPVAGSWEWNGGWLNSVGSVEFIDFAGSSIVHSVGAWAGLVGAMLLGPRIGKYVDGKVQAIPGHNMSIATLGALILWIGWYGFNPGSQLAMDQWVPYVAVTTTLGAAGGAIGATVISTITSKKPDLTMIINGILAGLVSVTAGCGNLTLTGSWVAGVVGGIIVVFSVAALDAAGIDDPVGAFSVHGVCGVWGTIVIGLWGYDVQGDGSGLGLLVGGGVEQLGIQALGAAAYAIWTVVTCFIAWQIIGSLFGGIRVTEQEESEGLDIGEHGMEAYAGFSTTNN
- a CDS encoding DUF3181 family protein; this encodes MSLSASDLQDLQSALADRLYVQISGWHLYLGDADLASALAIECSARVNQGAEVAARQALDAVKVPLAGGASQLPLSKLIPPAQLRDLEEILEPYCR
- the sfsA gene encoding DNA/RNA nuclease SfsA, with product MTGLPSPGDALLRFEPLTEGVLLKRYKRFLADVKLSSGETVTAHCANTGPMTGVLIPGQRVRLRYAPSPKRKLAWTWEQAEVPGADGQPCWVGINTALPNRLIRATVEAGCLEAQLGAIEGIRAEVAYGTNKRSRIDLLLTPAAQNPDQRLIYLEVKNTTWTDGSTALFPDTVTERGQKHLIELMGVLPDARAVLVPCLSRPDVTAFAPGDSADPRYGELFRQATNSGVKVLPCCFSFSADAVHWQGTRLVHLD